One genomic window of Polyangium aurulentum includes the following:
- a CDS encoding type III secretion system chaperone: MPPGRDKAERLVQSYARRQNIYDATLDANGDVAFGAFGFRHDPDKDALVGRAFVAKAWLPEDPPEYQDAYRKVARALNDPYVGGMFEQGGGYFHLDEDKRMYFLQKDFPLSTTTPDDLAEGMDLLQELAATWTMRWFVRVANVAHGRAEPPVRPVTRDDPEGTY, translated from the coding sequence ATGCCTCCGGGGCGAGACAAGGCCGAACGGCTCGTGCAGAGCTACGCGCGGCGGCAGAACATCTACGACGCCACCCTCGACGCGAACGGCGACGTGGCGTTCGGGGCCTTCGGCTTCCGGCACGATCCTGACAAGGACGCGCTCGTCGGGCGCGCGTTCGTGGCCAAGGCGTGGCTGCCGGAGGATCCGCCCGAGTATCAGGACGCGTACCGTAAAGTGGCGCGCGCGCTCAACGACCCGTACGTGGGCGGCATGTTCGAGCAGGGTGGAGGCTATTTCCACCTCGACGAGGACAAGCGCATGTACTTCCTGCAAAAGGATTTCCCGCTGTCCACGACCACGCCGGACGACCTGGCCGAGGGCATGGATCTCTTGCAAGAGCTCGCGGCCACGTGGACGATGCGCTGGTTCGTGCGCGTGGCCAACGTCGCGCACGGCAGGGCCGAGCCGCCCGTGCGTCCGGTCACGCGAGACGACCCCGAGGGGACTTACTGA